Proteins encoded together in one Syntrophorhabdaceae bacterium window:
- a CDS encoding NAD(P)/FAD-dependent oxidoreductase, which yields MPDKKYDAVIVGGGHHATIIACYLQRAGLKTAMFERWHEMGGGACGEELPVPGFIQNVCAHFTRFYTNPAYKDFNLRDFGLVYLFPENNEAWIYPDGNYILGKTIFPVVDNQTGRAEFSEAAAQYTINEIAKINKDDANTVEDIIRRFRGKWRNAFAKYRYTGPGEWGNGPDPLEELFNDPKNGLDPDIALGTVGEIATKMFKSPEMQTFYMRAIQTSNGLFPCDRPGPYWHIHALGLILSVDAAAIVTGGTHSITHALLRAFESYGGEFFVLNEVEKVLVDNNKAYGIKLRNGDTIKADIVVSDLSVELTLDAIGKDWVPGELWNKAQKLKEKPPTLEDKGYERTQLLWGNIALMDAPEYPQNPELGLVPRLYFGEADPEYFLSGRYQKERWEKGIADKMYLLVAPDVQWDKTRAPAGRFAALVEEFTCPWRQFPEKRWLQIKKEVEYRMVEEWGKYSPNVNMENFISAWIATPDDVVNRNPCMPQGGWGALDAHYECSGRMRPFPEISGYRLPVKNYYLCSSAAHSAHGIGRGSSYNCYKVIAKDLGLSYKPWEEREI from the coding sequence ATGCCGGATAAGAAGTATGACGCAGTGATAGTTGGAGGAGGCCACCACGCCACCATTATCGCCTGTTATCTGCAAAGGGCCGGACTCAAGACCGCCATGTTCGAAAGATGGCATGAAATGGGAGGTGGGGCCTGCGGCGAAGAGCTCCCGGTGCCGGGCTTCATTCAGAACGTGTGCGCTCATTTCACGAGGTTTTATACGAACCCTGCGTATAAAGATTTCAACCTGAGGGATTTTGGCCTCGTCTACCTCTTCCCTGAGAACAACGAGGCGTGGATATATCCGGACGGCAATTATATCCTGGGTAAAACCATTTTCCCCGTGGTGGACAACCAGACCGGAAGGGCCGAATTTTCGGAGGCTGCGGCTCAGTACACGATCAACGAGATCGCCAAGATCAATAAGGACGATGCCAATACGGTGGAGGATATCATCCGGCGGTTCAGGGGCAAATGGCGAAACGCCTTCGCGAAATACCGCTACACCGGACCCGGGGAATGGGGTAACGGTCCCGATCCCCTCGAGGAGCTTTTCAATGATCCGAAAAACGGGCTCGATCCCGACATCGCCCTCGGCACCGTGGGAGAGATCGCCACGAAAATGTTCAAAAGCCCCGAGATGCAGACCTTTTACATGAGGGCCATCCAGACATCGAACGGTCTCTTCCCCTGCGACAGGCCAGGTCCTTACTGGCATATTCACGCCCTCGGCCTGATCTTATCCGTGGACGCGGCCGCTATCGTTACGGGAGGCACCCATAGCATCACCCATGCCCTGCTCAGGGCCTTCGAAAGCTATGGGGGGGAATTTTTCGTGCTCAACGAAGTGGAGAAAGTCCTTGTGGACAACAACAAGGCTTACGGGATCAAGCTGAGAAACGGGGATACCATAAAAGCGGATATCGTGGTGAGCGACCTCTCCGTCGAGCTCACCCTCGACGCAATAGGCAAAGATTGGGTACCGGGCGAACTCTGGAACAAGGCGCAGAAATTGAAAGAAAAACCCCCGACCCTCGAGGACAAGGGGTACGAGCGCACCCAGCTCCTCTGGGGGAATATCGCCCTTATGGATGCCCCCGAATACCCGCAAAACCCGGAACTGGGACTGGTCCCCCGGCTCTACTTCGGGGAAGCCGACCCGGAGTACTTCCTGAGCGGACGGTATCAGAAGGAGCGTTGGGAAAAAGGGATTGCCGATAAAATGTACCTCCTCGTGGCCCCTGACGTGCAGTGGGACAAGACGAGAGCGCCCGCGGGCAGGTTTGCGGCCCTGGTGGAGGAGTTCACCTGCCCGTGGAGGCAGTTCCCCGAAAAAAGGTGGCTCCAAATCAAAAAAGAAGTCGAATACCGGATGGTCGAGGAGTGGGGCAAGTATTCCCCCAATGTTAATATGGAAAATTTCATCTCCGCCTGGATTGCCACGCCCGATGACGTGGTCAATAGAAACCCCTGTATGCCCCAGGGCGGATGGGGGGCCCTCGATGCCCACTACGAGTGCAGCGGCAGAATGCGTCCCTTCCCCGAAATATCGGGCTACCGGCTGCCGGTCAAGAATTACTATCTCTGTTCGTCCGCCGCTCACTCAGCTCACGGCATCGGGAGGGGAAGCAGCTATAATTGCTATAAAGTGATCGCGAAGGACCTCGGCCTTTCCTATAAGCCGTGGGAGGAGAGGGAGATATAG
- a CDS encoding ARMT1-like domain-containing protein: MTLELQRECKDCIVDWVYKRTEPYVREDQRPLLSPKIVRALEDGRTVSSNVGFLCNEAVFSAQEVESGCLSYYTAFKEEVNRRAEGLLSLARSYIGHGANPEERLERAVFIAAAANVSSLGAPSVFTFPEIEAIITGLELPVMIGDAYEAILRSRRILYITDNAGEVGFDSLVIELLKKKGCHVTLVVKEEPFFEDARMGDATYFGLDQVADEIISTHGFFIKNTGDPVLDRAFQLCDLIMAKGTGSYEALSGETIGKRAIFMLKVKCGPISRETGVAQGRVLVKVDT, translated from the coding sequence ATGACTTTGGAGCTTCAGCGGGAGTGCAAAGACTGCATCGTCGATTGGGTGTACAAACGGACGGAGCCCTATGTCCGGGAGGACCAAAGGCCCCTTCTCTCCCCCAAGATCGTCCGCGCACTCGAGGACGGCCGGACCGTCTCCTCCAACGTGGGTTTCCTCTGCAATGAAGCGGTCTTTTCGGCACAGGAGGTAGAATCAGGCTGCCTCTCTTACTACACCGCCTTTAAAGAAGAGGTGAACCGACGCGCGGAAGGGCTTCTCTCCCTGGCCAGGTCCTACATCGGTCATGGGGCAAACCCGGAAGAGAGGCTGGAGCGCGCCGTGTTCATTGCCGCCGCCGCCAATGTATCCTCCCTCGGCGCCCCGTCGGTCTTCACGTTTCCCGAAATAGAGGCCATTATCACAGGGCTCGAGTTGCCCGTTATGATCGGAGATGCATATGAAGCAATACTTCGCTCGCGGAGGATTCTCTATATCACGGACAATGCAGGCGAGGTCGGCTTCGATTCGCTTGTGATCGAACTTCTGAAGAAAAAAGGATGTCATGTGACGCTGGTGGTGAAAGAAGAGCCTTTCTTCGAGGATGCCCGGATGGGCGATGCCACATACTTCGGACTCGACCAGGTGGCGGACGAGATAATTAGTACCCATGGTTTCTTTATAAAGAATACCGGTGACCCGGTTCTCGACCGTGCGTTTCAGCTGTGTGACCTGATTATGGCCAAAGGCACGGGCAGCTATGAGGCCTTGAGCGGTGAAACAATCGGGAAGAGAGCAATTTTCATGCTCAAAGTGAAGTGCGGGCCCATCAGCAGGGAGACCGGGGTCGCACAAGGCAGAGTGCTCGTAAAGGTTGATACGTAA